In candidate division KSB1 bacterium, the sequence TGACCATGTCGTCGGGAATCATTTTATCAATAACTTTGTCTTTTATCACTGCGGCATACACTTGTCCGTCGCGATATGTTACTAGACGTTCCTGAATGTCCTCGGATTTTTGTAATCCTTCCCTGCGCGCAGCCAACGCGATCAGCTCATCTTCGACAAGCTGATTGGTATTGTCCCATAACACACCATAGGAAAAGGGACCGTTTGAACGACTGCTTTCTTTGGCGAGTTGAATAACGTCCTCCAATAAAATGACGTGATTGCCGACGCGGGCCGCCACTTGAGAATCACCGCATTGAAGGACAACCCCCAAAGCAAAAAGAAAAAACAACCGTTGCAGTAACCGACCCTTTTTCATCTCCTTCTCCATCGATGCGTTGAGAAATTTGTATCCATTTATTTTACAATAGATTAAAATCTACTCATTTAGAGCAATTTTTGCAAGAAGTTTTTGGTTTCGCCGAGCTTATGACTGCCGGTAAGCCGAAATTCAATGACCAGGCGGTTCTTTTGTCGCAAATCACGCAATTCTACCTGCCCTGAGGCTGCTTCGGCAATTCGACCCAGCCAAACTGACCTCTGCGGCCCCGAGGGAATATCTTCATAGCAGATTTCACCGCTGAACAGCTTTTCTTTAACGGTAATGCGTTTAAATTTCAACAAGGACGCCAACAGTTTCACGGCTAAATAATCGAACAAATTTTGCACGCGTTGCGGCAATCTGCCGAAACGATCGACGACTTCCGCCTTTATGCTATCAATTTCTTCGATCTTTTCCGCCATTACCAGACGGCGATAAATATCAATCCTCTCTGCCGCTGAAGAAATATAATCTTCCGGTATGTAGGCGTCGATCTCTACCTCGATAAGGGTTTCAAATCTTTCCTTTTTCTCAACGACGGGTTCAAGATTGAGTTCCTGGCGAAGTTCCGTAACCGCTTCATGCAGGACGCGTGTATACAACTCGTAACCCAGCGAATGAATAAATCCCGATTGTTCCGCCCCAAAGATATTTCCTGCGCCGCGAATTTCCAGATCGCGCATGGCTATTTTAAAGCCGGAGCCCAAAGCGGTGAATTCTTGAATGGCCTGCAGTCTTTTAACGGCTTCGCGGCTCAGCTTGTTTAACGGAGGAACGAGGAGATAAGCAAAAGCCTGCTGATCCGATCGTCCTACCCGCCCGCGCAGCTGATAAAGCTGCGCCAAACCAAGCTTGTCGGCTCGATTGATGATCAGCGTATTCGCGCGCGGCATATCGATACCGTTTTCGATGATCATGGTGCTGACCAGCACATCGATCGAGCCGTTTATGAAGCGAAGCATGATATCTTCCAGCTCTCGGGGCTTCATTTGCCCGTGCGCAACGTCGATCGATACCTCGGGAACCAATTGCCGAAGATGCGAAGCAATATTGTATATCGATTGGATGCGATTGTGAACAAAGAAAACCTGTCCGCCGCGCTCCTTTTCGAAAAGAATGGCCTGCCGAATCAGGTCAGGGTCGAAACGGCTGATCTCGGTGATGATAGGCAATCGATTGTGCGGAGGAGAATTGATGATCGAAATGTCTTTAGCACCGACTATCGCCATGTGAAGCGTCCGAGGAATCGGGGTGGCCGACATCAGCAACGTATCGACATTCTTTTTCATCATCTTGATTTTTTCTTTGTGCATAACCCCGAACCGCTGCTCCTCGTCGATGATCAGCAGCCCGAGATCCTTGAACTGAACGTCATTCGAAAGCAGCCGATGCGTGCCGATAATCAAATCAATTTTGCCGTCACGAAGATCTTGGACGATCTCTTTTTGCTCTTTTTCACTTTTGAATCGGGAAAGCACTTCAATTCGCACGGGAAAGCTTTTCATACGCATTCGAAATGTATTGTAATGCTGCTGCGCTAAAATGGTGGTAGGCGCCAGCAGAGCGACCTGTTTTCCCTCCAAGACGGCTTTGAAAGCAGCGCGAACCGCCACTTCGGTTTTTCCGTATCCGACGTCTCCGCAGATCAGCCTCTCCATCGGGTAGGGCGAGCACATATCCGCCTTAACATCACGAATGGCCGCCGATTGGTCTATGGTTTCTTCATATTCGAACGAAGCTTCCAGCTCTTTTTCCCAAACTGTGTCCTCAGAAAATGCATAGCCGGGTTTGCTTTTCCGCTCGGCATAAAGCTCGATCAACTCCTTGGCAATCTCTTTGATCCGTTTGCGCGTTCGCGTCTTGAGCTTTTCCCATTCCACGCTTCCCAACTTGCTCAACTCCGGAACGGCGGCGTCCTGGGCGGCGTATTTCTGTACGCGGTCCATTTTCTCGAGCGGCACATAAAGGCGGTCTCCGTCTCGATACTCAATGGTCAGACATTCCGTCTGACGTCCGTAAGCGGTAATTTTTTCCAATCCGCGAAAAATACCGATGCCGTAATCATCATGAACCACATAGTCGCCTAGTCTCAGCGTCAATTCGGTTTTGGGAAGCACATTGCGTCCCGCCAAACGATCGGCTTTGGGCTGATGAAATCGGCCGTACAACTCCTTCGGTGTAACAAGCAGGAAATGCTTTGCCGGCCAGATGAGGCCTGAAGATAACGCAGCGGTGGAAAAGTGGAAAAGTTGTGGAAACCCTTCATCTTCGAACAGGTCTTGGATGCGCTTTTCCTGAGTTTCCGAGCCGCAGGCGACGACCATGAACGGTTCCGAGTACTGTTGCGCAAATTGCTCGCAATAGCTTTTCGCCAGTCTCAGATTTCCGCCGAAAGACGGCGGCGTTTCGACGCCGAAATGAACATCGGCTTTTCCGTCATGACCGGCAGTAAATCTAATTACCTGAAAAGAGTTTAAAAAAGAATCGACCTCCGAATAAGAAAAATAGTACTGCTCAGCCTCTATTTCCCACTGGGAAGGGTGTCCGGGAGAAAATCGCTTGCGAAAAGCCTCCTCATAATCATTTGCAGCGCTTGCCAAAAGCTCTTCGGCAGGCATCCACAACAAGGCCTGCGGATCAAGGTAGTGGATTAGCGAGCTTTTAAACGGGATGGCGCTGGATGCGCTTTCGTGCAGGGTTGCAAAAGGTCCGCCGCAGGCCGGCGGAAAAATTTCAAGCTCAATACAGCTTTCAATGGATTTTTGGCTTTCGGGATCGAATCGGCGAATGGATTCAATTTGGTCACCAAAGAATTCAATCCGATAGGGAAGCTCGGCTTCAAAGAGAAAAATATCGACGATGCCGCCGCGAACGCTGAATTCTCCGGGAAAATCAACCCGTTCTTCGCGGTTGTATCCCATCTCCGCCAGCTGGCGGACGAAATGAGTGAAAGCGAGCTCTGAGCCGGTTTTGAGAATGATCGAGTACAGATCGGTGTCCTCTTCGCTGCCGATCTTTTCCATCATTGCTTCGATCGTCGTAACCAAAAGGAGCGGTTTTTTGCGGCGAAGCTGCTTGATGACATTGATTCTTCGCCCGATATCGCCTGCCGCCGGCCCGATTTCATTCCACAATTGCTGTTTGAACGCCGGGAAAAAGAGGACCTCGTTCGGTTCGCAGAGAGATTCCAGATCATCGCAAAACTGCTTGGCTTCGTTCATGTCGTGAAGAATGACGACGATCTGCTTTTGAAATCGTCGAAATGCTGCGGCGACGACGAAAGCAGGGGACGAGCCGCCCAAACCCGCCAAGCGAATTTTATTTCCGGCCTCGCAGGCTCTGCAGAAGCGTTCGAATTCCGGAGATTGTTCAAACAGGGATTGAACGTTGCGCAGGGTCATCATGAAACTTTTCGGTAGTTGTTTTCTGAGCGGCGGACACAAACGATGTATTTGGGATCGTCCGTCATGGTCGGCAGCGGCAGGATTTGCGTGATTACGCTCGCCTCGCGCAGCAACTCGCGCATTTCCTCGTCGATTGAGCCGCCCTTTTGCGCCAGCAGCAAACCTTTCTTTTTCAGCAGCGGTTCGGACCATTTCCAAAGCTTCGGCAGCGCGGCGACAGACCGAGCAACCACTACATCAAACCGTTGTCGAAACTCCTGTTTGAATTGAGGTGATTCGGCGCGGTCACAGACAACCAGGGTGTTTTTCAGTCCGAGAGATATAGTCGTATCTTTAAGAAACCGGCTCTTTTTTTGGATCGAATCGAGCAGGACGACCTTCAAGGCAGGTTTTAAAATCGCAATGATGATGCCGGGGAATCCGGCGCCGCTGCCGAGATCCAACAGCACTCCCTGGTCGGGAATTTCAGCCAGGCGCGCGATTGCGACGGATTCGAAAACATGTCGGGCCACAAGACGGTGAATGTCCTTGCGGGAGACCAAGTTGATCTGCTGATTGGTTTGCTCGACCGCCTCAATATAGCGACGAAACAACGATATTTGCGGCTCCTGAAGAGCAAACAAACGGACAAGGGTGTCGAATGCTTGTTGGTTTTCAGGCGTCATGTTTCACGTGGAACATTTCAGCTGAGCGTTGTTTTAAATGGATCATTAAAACCGCAATATCGGCGGGTGTAACGCCGATAAGTCTCGATGCCTGGCCGATGGTTCTGGGCCGAAATTTTTTCAGCACCTCTTTTCCTTCTTTTGACAAGGACGTGACATCGTTATAGTCGATCTTCTCCGGCAATATTATATCCTCCATCGACCGCATTTGCTCGACCAGCAAACGTTGTCGGTCGAGAAAGCCGCGGTATTTGACCTCAATTTCCACCTGCTCCTGCACGCGCCGCCAAAATGCCTCGGCATTACTGCAGAACAAATCATCCTCATACAAACTGCCAAAGTCGATAAGACGAATTTCAGGGCGCCGCAAAATTTTTTCGATCGTTTCGGGATTGTCCAATGGAGCACTGCCCTTTTCTAATAGAAGACGATTGATCTCTGCAAGCGGCGGACGCAGCGACGCGGCTTTCTCCAATCCTTGCTCAATCGCCTGACGTTTCTTTAAAAGCAAATCATAGGATTCGTCATCGATCAAGCCGTAAAGATGCCCGTAATCCATCAACCTCAAATCGGCGTTGTCCTGCCGCAGCAGCAGCCTAAATTCCGCTCTCGAAGTAAACATGCGGTACGGCTCATAAAGCTCCTTGGTGACCAAATCGTCCGTCAATACCCCAATATAAGCTTCGTCTCGTCCCAAAATAAACGGTTCTTCTCCGCGAATTTTGAGCACGGCATTGATGCCGGCCATTAATCCCTGCGCGGCGGCTTCTTCATAACCGGAGGTGCCGTTGATTTGTCCGGCAAAATAGAGATTTTCTATCGCTTTGCTTTCGTACGTAGGCTTGAGCTGCATG encodes:
- the mfd gene encoding transcription-repair coupling factor; its protein translation is MMTLRNVQSLFEQSPEFERFCRACEAGNKIRLAGLGGSSPAFVVAAAFRRFQKQIVVILHDMNEAKQFCDDLESLCEPNEVLFFPAFKQQLWNEIGPAAGDIGRRINVIKQLRRKKPLLLVTTIEAMMEKIGSEEDTDLYSIILKTGSELAFTHFVRQLAEMGYNREERVDFPGEFSVRGGIVDIFLFEAELPYRIEFFGDQIESIRRFDPESQKSIESCIELEIFPPACGGPFATLHESASSAIPFKSSLIHYLDPQALLWMPAEELLASAANDYEEAFRKRFSPGHPSQWEIEAEQYYFSYSEVDSFLNSFQVIRFTAGHDGKADVHFGVETPPSFGGNLRLAKSYCEQFAQQYSEPFMVVACGSETQEKRIQDLFEDEGFPQLFHFSTAALSSGLIWPAKHFLLVTPKELYGRFHQPKADRLAGRNVLPKTELTLRLGDYVVHDDYGIGIFRGLEKITAYGRQTECLTIEYRDGDRLYVPLEKMDRVQKYAAQDAAVPELSKLGSVEWEKLKTRTRKRIKEIAKELIELYAERKSKPGYAFSEDTVWEKELEASFEYEETIDQSAAIRDVKADMCSPYPMERLICGDVGYGKTEVAVRAAFKAVLEGKQVALLAPTTILAQQHYNTFRMRMKSFPVRIEVLSRFKSEKEQKEIVQDLRDGKIDLIIGTHRLLSNDVQFKDLGLLIIDEEQRFGVMHKEKIKMMKKNVDTLLMSATPIPRTLHMAIVGAKDISIINSPPHNRLPIITEISRFDPDLIRQAILFEKERGGQVFFVHNRIQSIYNIASHLRQLVPEVSIDVAHGQMKPRELEDIMLRFINGSIDVLVSTMIIENGIDMPRANTLIINRADKLGLAQLYQLRGRVGRSDQQAFAYLLVPPLNKLSREAVKRLQAIQEFTALGSGFKIAMRDLEIRGAGNIFGAEQSGFIHSLGYELYTRVLHEAVTELRQELNLEPVVEKKERFETLIEVEIDAYIPEDYISSAAERIDIYRRLVMAEKIEEIDSIKAEVVDRFGRLPQRVQNLFDYLAVKLLASLLKFKRITVKEKLFSGEICYEDIPSGPQRSVWLGRIAEAASGQVELRDLRQKNRLVIEFRLTGSHKLGETKNFLQKLL
- the rsmG gene encoding 16S rRNA (guanine(527)-N(7))-methyltransferase RsmG, producing MTPENQQAFDTLVRLFALQEPQISLFRRYIEAVEQTNQQINLVSRKDIHRLVARHVFESVAIARLAEIPDQGVLLDLGSGAGFPGIIIAILKPALKVVLLDSIQKKSRFLKDTTISLGLKNTLVVCDRAESPQFKQEFRQRFDVVVARSVAALPKLWKWSEPLLKKKGLLLAQKGGSIDEEMRELLREASVITQILPLPTMTDDPKYIVCVRRSENNYRKVS